In Spirochaeta isovalerica, the genomic window CCGAAGGGGATAAGGTTCAGGCCCAGATCAAGTTCGGCTACTCTGTCAGCGGATACGGAATCGGAGACCTGACATCTCTTCTCGATAATTTCAGCGATGCTGAAGTTATGAAACTGGTTCAGGAATATGAAGATTCCTATGTCATGGGTAAAGATCTGCTGGAAGGCGGTGCCTATCGCCAGTCTATCGTAGATGCGGCCCGTATCGAGCTGGCTATGCGGTCTTTTCTCGAAGAAGGGGGCTTCTCCGCTTTTACAACAACTTTCGAAAACCTTTACGGGCTGAAACAGCTCCCCGGTCTGGCCTGTCAGAGACTGATGGCCGACGGATACGGATTCGGCGCGGAAGGGGACTGGAAAACAGCGGCGCTCCTTCATACTATGAAGGTCATGGGCAAAGGGCTCGCCGGCGGCACCTCGTTTATGGAGGATTATACATACAACTTCGAGCCGGGCAACACGAAAGTTCTCGGATCCCATATGCTTGAAGTCTGTCCTTCCATCGCGGCGGCCAAGCCTTCTCTTGAAGTCCATCCCCTGGGAATCGGCGGCAAGGATGATCCGGCGAGACTTGTTTTCAACGGAACCGAAGGACCGGCCATCAATGTAACGATTGTACAGATGGGCAACCGTTTCAGAATGATCATCAATGAAGTGGACGCTCTGAAAACTGACGAGCAATTCCCTCATCTCCCCGATGCCCGTGTTCTCTGGAACCCGATGCCTGATCTGGAAACAGCTGCCACGGCATGGATTCTCGCAGGAGGGGCTCACCACACGGTTTACAGTCAGGCCGTAACGACGGAAATGATGGAAACCTATGCGGAAATGGCAGGCATTGAGTGTGTGGTAATCGATAAAGATACGAAACTGAGAGATTTCAAAAACACTCTCCGCTGGAACGGACTGGTTTATGCCTGATAAATCGCCTTACTCCGAACTGAAAGAACGGGTTCTCGAAGCCAACCTCAAGCTGGTGAAAGAAGGTCTGGTTGTCCTGACCTGGGGCAATGCCAGCGAGGTCGACCGGGAGAGAGGGGTGTATGCCATCAAGCCGAGCGGTGTGTCCTACGAGACCATGAAATCCGATGATATTGTCATCGTCTCCCTGGAAACGGGAGAGGTCGTTGAAGGATCTTTGCGGCCCTCATCGGACTCGCCCACCCATCATGTGCTGTACAAGGCGTTTCCCTCTCTGGGAGGGATTGTCCACACCCACTCGGAGAAGGCCGTTTCATGGGCCCAGGCCAACAGGGAGATCCCCTGTATGGGTACGACTCATGCCGATACTTTCTATGGTTCGGTTCCCCTGACCAGAAGGCTGACCGAGAAAGAGATCAATGATGCCTACGAGGTTAACAGCGGTAAGGTCATTGTCGAGCATTTTACGGAGAAGAAGCTCAATCCCGAGCATGTTCCGGGAGTTCTGCTGCCTTTCCACGGGCCCTTTACCTGGGGCAAAAATGGCATGGATGCTGTCAAAAATTCGATAATTCTGGAAGAAGTCGCCAAAATGGCCATGAACACTCTCCTTATCGCCGGAAAGAGCATGGAGGCACCGGATTATCTGAAAGATAAGCACTTTCTGAGAAAACACGGGCCCGGAGCCTATTACGGACAGAAGTAAAAATTATCCCGCCTTGACCGGCGGGTTTTTTATTCGACGACCCCGCCGTGGAAGCGGCACTCGTACACTTTGGCTGTTTGAAAGAAGATTTCCTCTTCCCCTTCGAACCAGTCGAAATCACCATTCACCTTGCAGTGATAGGAGAAGGAATCTTTTCTGTGGAGCGGTGGGCCGCGGAAGGGGAGTTCCGGCGGAACAGCTAGAAGGCTCTCTTTGAGAAAGTCACCGGAGAAGTTTTCCCCCAGAACCCGCCCCGCATAGTTCATGGACCAGAAGGGGGCATCGCGGACAAAAAGGACTTCGCCTCCGGCAAAACGGTTGCCGCCGAAATAGGAGTCGAGATAACTGAGTTGCCCCTGTCTGTAATACAGATCATGTGATCCGGGACGTGATGATTCCACTTCGTTTCCATGGGCGGCATAGGTGTTGCGTTTGGCTTCACAGAGGAAGCTGATCAGTTCGGACCGTTCGTTTTTTTCCCCTGTCCCGCTTTTAACATACTCGTTCGGACCTTTCAGCAGATAATCTACCGAAACCCCGAAAATCAGGCTCAGATCAATCAGCCTGTCTATTTCAGGAAGAGAGCTGCCGTTTTCCCATTTTGTTATGGATTGCCTTGAAATTTCCAGTCTTTCACCGAGTTCTTCCTGTGTCAGACCGGCTTCCTTTCTCAAATGCTGTATTCTCTGTGCAAGTTCCATTATCAACCTCCGTCTCAATTATACCGGTTCTGCTATTTCGCACAATAAACAGCCGGTTTCAATTGAGATACCGGAGGTTGCGGAACTTTCCTGCAGGATTCATCCTCTGCTCAAGCTATCGACCAATTTCCCTGTCAGTATTTTTACTGGACCCAGTTTGACCGGGTAATAGAACGGCGAGTCAAACCAGCCTTTAGCTCTGTAGTAGCGGTAATCGCCGAACGTCTCATCCTGCATAGTCTTTATCTTTGTCCGCGATAGGCGGAACATCGCCAGCTCAAAGAGATTCGGCGTCTTTAAACTGTTCTGCTTCAACCTTTTGTAAAATCTGGATGCATGCCTGGTCAGTACCCTGGAATTGCGGGCTTTTCCTTTGTCCGTCATAGGCTCCAGAGTCGTTATGCATGAACCCCTAACAACATTGAATCCCATAGGAGATCCGATGAAATCGAGGTATTTTACGATTTTACCTCCGCCGAATATTCCCTGCGGAACAATGCTGGTAAATGCCTTACCGAAAAACTCCGGTCTGTGACAGATAAAGGCCAATCTGTCCAGAAAGACTTTCATCATTCCCGAAACCTGAAAGGTATAATTGGGGCTGATAAAAATCACTCCGTCGGATTCTCTCATTTTATTGATGAGTATGTCCCTGTCATCTTTCAGCGGACAGAGTTCTTCTCCCTTATCTGTGCAGAGCTTGCATCCTCTGCAGATTTTCAGATTATAGTCGTTCAGATTCAAAATCTCATAATCGATTTTTTCCCTGTCGTTTATATATTTCAGAAATTCTTCCGCCGCTCCAAAGGAATGAGCTTTCCTCGCGCTTCCCACGAAGGCTGTAATTTTCATATAGATATCCTTTACGCGAGATATTCCAGCAGATCCTTCAAGCCGCTGCGGTCCATGTTATCTTTATCCCTGACCATTTCCTCTTTTTCGGCAGGATCCTTCACCATCTTCTGTCCCAGCCGCATCAGGAACTTGTGCATACCGGAAAGTTCGGAGAATATCATGCGGCCGTTCTGGGGGAAGTACTTCAGTTCCTTTCTCAGTTCCGGTGAAAACCCGGCCTCGAATCCCTTCTGAAGCACCGGGTCTTTGGCATCGGCTCCGGAAGTCGTGAAGAGTGCCAGCTTTTTGCCCGAGAGAAGATCCTTCCTTTTTTCAATCCATTTGGCCAGCAAAGGTTTTCCCGCGATATTGGGGCAGCCGAAAACAACAGCATCGCTGTCTGTGATATCTGATTTTTTAACGTCTTTCACGTTTATCGCTTTGAAACCGGTAGTTTCCCCGATCCAACGGGCGTACTGTTCAGTCGAACCGTAATTTGATTTGTAGATAATAATTCCTTTCATTTTCACATTCCTTATTTTTTCAGTCTCTCAATGAAAAGAGACACCTGTTCAAGCGTCCTTTTATTTATTTCATCCTGACTGACGCCTTCCATCATCATCAGGTTGTGTTCAATGCCCATTCCTTCAAGAAAGTAGACGTACTGCTCCGCCGTTTTCTCAATGTCGCAGTCTTTGATCATCTTTTTATCCCGCATGACCGACAAAATGGTTGCGGTCAGATTTTTCTGTACGGGTCTTAATATATGGAGATAAAAGGACCGGCATTTGTCGATGAGATACATTTCGTTAATCAGGATTCTCGAAATTTCTCTGTTGAGGGGAGGAAGTCTGGTCAGAAAAAGAGACGCTCCGGCCAGCCAGAACTGAACGGGGTCGCTGATGCTGTGCAAGGGTCCTTTCAGCTCGTCCAGTGCATCGCCCGCCCCGCTGAAACCGCTCATCTGATAGTCAAGAATGGCATCGAGAATGGCCTCCTTTCCTTTGAAATGATTGTAGACCGAGCTCTCTTTGATACCGGCCGCGGCGGCCAGTTCACGCATCGATGTGCCATGGTATCCTTTCGCGGCGAATAGATTGACCGCTTCTCTGAAAATTCTCTCTTTAGTCGTTTCCTTTTTCTCTTTCATAAAAACCTCTAGCTAACGTTCGTTAGATAATTTAGCTAACGAGTGTTCGTTCTGTCAAGAGGTCCCAAAAAGATTAATCAAATATTATTGAGCCCGCTGTCTTTTCCCTTATCGGAAGAACCGATTCTTTCAGCTGTTACGATTACCAGAGGAACGATCAATATGGCTGCTGAAACGACGCCGGGCGCCCAGAGACCGATTCTGGAAAGGAGATACCCTCCCATTATGGGTGCCACGACTCTTGTAAAACTCTCCAGGGAAGTGGAAACACCCAGAACCATACCCTGATTGTCTCCCTTAACCGATTTGGAAAGAAGGCTTTTTTGGAGAACGCTCTGCAGGGCGGCGGCAAAGGAGAGGGGGATTATGATCAACATCAGTTCAATCGTTGTGCTGACGAAAGCCCAGCCTGCAAGAGAAAGTATGAGCAGCAGGTTCGAGATGTTCAGCAGAGTTATTTCTTTAAATCGGGAAGTCAGTTTGCCGATCAGCCCCCCCTGCATAGCCGCGATCAGGACTCCCATATAGGCGAGAATAAGCCCTCTGGCTTTGGGGGACAACCCTATCGCCAGCATCCCGTGGCTGCTGAACATGGTTTCGAACATATTGAAGGCCATGGTGTAGAAGAGAATGATGGTGAGAAATTTCCGGCTTGCGTCATGGGAGAACACCTGGCGGAAAGCCTTGATGTCGATGATTTTGAATTTACGCGATCTGTTTCTCTTCTCCGCGGGATGGGACTCAGGCAGTACGACGGATATGATAATCAGGTTGACGGCGGCGATTCCAGCGGCGACAAAGGCCGGTGCATGGATGCTGATGCTCATGAGCAGTCCGCCGAAAAGGGGCCCGAGAATAAACCCGAGGCCGAAGGCCATGCCTATGAGTCCGAATCCTTTTGACCTGTCCTCTTCATCGGTTGAATCGGCGATATAGGATTGGGCCACGGTAATATTTCCACCGGTAATCCCGTCGAGAAACCGGCTGGCTATAACGAGAACCATCGATTGAGCGGCTCCCAGAAGCAGGAGAGACAGGAACGTGCCGCCGATGCTCAGCAGGAGCAGGGGCTTTCTGCCATAGCGGTCCGACAAAGCGCCGACCAGAGGGGCGGCGACGAACTGTCCTAGGGCATAGACGCCGAGAACGATTCCCAGCATATCCTGGGAGGATCCAAAGAATTTAATAATATCGGGCATGATGGGAATAATGAAACCGAAGCCGATCATATCCATAAATACAACTGAGAACAGTATTGAAATCTGTCTTTTTTTCATAGGGTTAAAACTCCTTCCATGATTTTGTGAAAGAGAGAGTAGGTCAGCTTCCCGGCCTTCTGAAGTTCCAATAGAACGGAAAGATATGTGGCTGAAATCAACTTCAGGCTCATTTCCATCCCCAATGGAAAATGTTCAGCATCGGCCAGGATCATGGCCTTGTTGAATTCTTCCATAAAAGCTTTGTGGGAAGCAGTCACTTCCTCATTGCCGTACAGGGTCTGGCAGGATACGAGTTCCAGAGTCTTCTGATGATTTATATAGAGTTTGAACAGAGAATCGGTTACAGAGGAAAAATCTCCTTTGCCGCTACTGTTTTTTTCTTTCAGATCTTCGGTTATTTCCTTCAGGGCGGGGAGAACCATCTCCTTGAGCAGTTCCTCTTTTGATGAAAAGTGGTTGTAGAGGGTCGCTCTGGTCACTTCCGCGGCCCTGGCAATCTCATCGATGGCAATGGTATCGATATTATTCCGTGTGAGGATTTCTTCCGCTATCTTCAGGATTTTTTCTTTGTTTCTCTGTTTATCCGCTCTCATGAATCTCTCTTAAATTATACATTGTTGTCTAAAGTTAGACATCTGTGTATAAAATAGAGAGATATGCTGAATTCGTCAAGTTCGAGATGTTATTTTCTGATGTATTTTGTCCGCTGAAATCTAAACAGCCTTCTCTGAAGGCTTTGATCCGGATAGTTTCAAAGAGCTCGGTATAAATCAAAACACTTCTCCAACTCGCTTTTCTTCATCGGAAAAGTTAATCTCTGATCACCCCGATTCATCAGTAGCCAGCCGGAGGATCTTCTCTTTTGACGCTTCCTCCCGGCTCATTTCCCCTTTGATCTTTCCTCCCGCCAGAACGAGTATGCGGTCGCACATTCCCAGAATTTCCTCAATCTCCGAACTGATCAGCAGTATGGCACCGCCTTTCTCCACAATATCGTTCATGGTGTTGTAGATATCCACTTTGGAAGCCGCGTCTATACCCCTCGTAGGCTCGTCCATAATGTAGATCGGGCTTCTCTGCATAAGCCATAGGCCGACGGAAGATTAAAGTCCTCTCCTGTCTCAATTGACACAGGAGAGGAATATGATGGTGAGGAAGGGGAAAATCAGGAAGAGATTTTTATTCAGCCAGCTTCCTGCCAGCGTAGATTCCCGACTTTAATTCTTTACGATATCTGTCAAAGGTCTCCCTCAGTACAGCGTAATCTTCATCGTTGAAAAGCTCTCCCGACTGGGCAATTCCCGTCGCGTAATAGGTATCGGGGTTTCCCAGAAGTGGCTGGAGCTGTATGTATTCCAGCCACATTTTTTTGTTGATCATAAGATCGTTGTCCGTATCAATCAGCCATTGGGGATTGCAGCTGCGTGCGATGGTGGCTCTGTTCTGCATGATTCCCAGGACATCGGGAGAGGTTCCATCCATGTCGTTGAGCCGGAGCATATCGACATCTTCGGAAAAGTACGGGTTGGCTGTATGGGTGATGAGAAGACTGTCGGCTTTCGCCTTTTTCATCGGTTCGCGAATAGCCTTCAAATAGGCTTTGATCAATTCGGTTCCCCAAATATCGCCATGGAGCTTCACAAGCTCGTCCCTTTCATCTATAGACGGGTAGTTTTTGTCTTTTTCCTCGGAAATTATGGCCCAGCGGTTGTTCAGATAGTTTCTGAAAACACCTCTTTCCGCCGGTATATCCTGGGTGAAGTCAATTTTGAATCCGTCGGCGTTTAGACACCCTTCATCGGAGGATATCATCTTTTTTATCTCACCGGAGAAAAACTCCAGAAATTCCGGATTGGTCGGGTCCGTGGCGACGGGTCGTCCTTCGACTGTCATGCACATGGAATTGGGGAGGTTTTCATGAATTATCGGCGTAAGCCAGAGAAGCACTTTCCTACCTTTTTCATGCTGTTCCTCGATAAAACCTCTCATGTCGGGCCAGCGGTTTGGATGCGGTTCGGCAAAGGAGGGGAAAAGCGCCCAGAAACAGTCAATGATAACTATACCTGGATTTATGCCGTTCTTTTCGAGTTCAGCCAGGTGGCGTTCGTAAAACAGTCTCGTCGAATAGTCGCCGGCGTTGATCCAGTTTCCCATTTCATGGCCGTCGTGGTCATCCCTGTATTCCAGCCGTTGTTGACCCCATCCGCAGAAAATCGGCTCCCGCCACCACCCGGGAATTTCTTTCTTTTCTCTTTTTATAAGACCCCGGTCTGTCAGATCACCGGTGTAGAGAAAGAGACCGTCATTTTCGCTTTCCGAGCCTTCCATATAAAGAACCAGCTCGGGAGATTCGAACTCTCCGTCAACTTTGCAGTGCCCTTCATAAGCCAGAGAAAATACCATCCCTTCCTCGCCGTCATAGTCGAAACTTATAAAGTTGTACTCTCCGCCACCGGCTGCGATACCGGCTCCAAACCACAGTTGCCCGCTCTTAAGGCCGTAATAAAATGGCGGCGGACTCAGCCACTGGTGACAGCTCAGGGACTCCTTATCATCGGGATGAGTTAGCACGATTCCTTTAGACCAGTCGAATCGGGGAGCATAAATCTTATCTATATTCCTGCGTCCCTTTCCGGCAAAAAATGAAATTCTGTCTATCCGTTTGCCCATCCCTTTCACTTTGCCGCGGAGGGTAATTCTGTCTTCGCTGCATGTAAGAATCACTTCTTTGCGTATCCAGCTCGATGAATCCCATTCCAGAGAGAAACGTGTTTCCGATGAAGTTGCACGTTCGCTTATACGGCAGGTTCTGCTCACTTCAGCTTCTTCTTTCAGGCAGTTGAAAGCGATGATAGCCGGCAATTGAAAGAGTTCGGCTCCGTTCCTGTCGACAGTGATTGTTCCGCTGTCGTTTATTGCTAATTCATAATTTTTCGTCGTGTAAGTCATATCTCTCTATCCTTTGACAGCGCCAGCGGCTATTCCCTTTTCTATGTGTTTCTGGTTGAAGATGAAAAAAAGAAGAATCGGCAGGCTGGCCAGAATTATGGCTGCGAAAGCTGTATTCATGGAGTACCGGTATTGCCCGAACATATTGGCTATCCTAACGGTGAGCGTCTGCATATCTCTTTTCTGCAAAAACAGTTTCGGGAGCAGATAGTCATTCCAGATTATCAGCGACCTCAAAACAGCCAGTGTTACGGCGGCCGGTTTGAGCAGAGGCAGGACGATGTGGAAAAATATTTCCAGAATGGAACATCCGTCGATCCGCGCGGCACTTTCGATTTCCTGTGAGAGATTTCTCATAAAACCGGTCATCATAAAGACGGAAAAGGGCATCTGTCCCGCCACATAGAAAAAGATTATCCCCCAGAATGAATTTGTCATACTCAGTTTGACTGCGACCAGATAGGTCGGAACGAATACGGCCTGATAGGGAATGAGAAGACCGCCCACAAAAATCATAAATATGAAAGTGAAGCGTCTGCTGTTTCCCCTTGCAATACCGAAACCGGCCATCGCGCTGAGGAGGACGGACAGGCCTACGGAAAAGAAGGTTATGACAAAGGAATTTATAAAACTTCTTATGTAGGCCAGCTTTTCCACGGCATCCTTGAAATTGGCGAAATTCAGTTTATCCGGCATTTGAAGTGCCGTTTTGGTCAATACTTCCTGGTCTGTTTTAAAGGAATAGAGAAATGTCATGATAAGCGGGATGAAGTAAAATACGCTTACTACAATAAGAATGGCATAAATGCCTGTTTTCCAATTTTTGACGTTTTTCATTAAACCTGTACCTCCCTCTTTTTGAGAAGAGTTATCTGGACGGAGGCTATGGCAAGAAGAAACAGGACATAGACCATCGAATTAGCAGAAGCAAAAGCAGCTCTTTCCGAGGCGAAAGCCTGGTTGAAGACATACATTATAAAAGATTCCGACGCATGACCCGGTCCGCCGCCTGTCAGGGTGATGAGCAGATCGTAGACCTGGAAACCTCCTACTGTAATTGCCGTGATGCAGACTGTGACAGCCGGCATGATCATGGGGAGGGTAATCTTGATAAATTTCTGAAATACACCGGCGCCTTCTATCGCGGCGGCTTCGTACATTTCCCCGGGGACGGCCTGGAGGGCGGCTATATAGATGAGCATCCAGTATCCGATCCACTGCCAGTTGTTAACAATCAGGGCTCCCATAAGAACCGTGTCGGGATTGGCCAGTAATTTGATATTGCCGCCGAATCCGAAAGACTGAAGTATTTCCGGATAGATGGAGCCGAAAAGCTTGGACCAGAGGTATCCGATAAGTACCGGGCTGAGCAGACAGGGAATAAAGACAACCGTTTTGAAAAAATTCTTCGCTTTTATTCCGCTGTCGATAAAAAGAGCCAGAAGCAAAGCCAGAGCATTCTGGATTATTGTGTTAAAGATAACGAACTGTACGGTAAATCCCATGGAGTGAATGAATCTGGGATTTGTGAACATGCTTGAATAATTCTCGAACCCGATAAAATTCATTTTCGGTGAAAAACCGTTCCAGTCAGTCAGAGAAATATAAAAGCCTATGAGCAGAGGTACGAGGACGCCGACTGAATATATCAGAAAGGAAGGGAGTGAGAGTAAGAAATAATTTCTCCTCATTTTTCCTTCCAAAGTCAATGGGGTTCTTTGAATCATTATTTAAACTCCTGATAGAAAGAGGACTGAAGACTTTACCGCCTTCAGTCCTGATTTTATTGAAGGGCTGCTTCGGTTTAGCGGGGTACGTTCTCTTTATGAGCCGTTGCCGCAGCAAGAGCTTCATCAAGAGTTTTGCTTCCCAGAAGCCATTCCGCTATATACCGGGAATATTCTTCCTGATAGGCCCATTTGATCTGGTTGTTACCAATCGATACATCGACGATGGCGTTATCAGCTTTGTACCTATCGATATCGCTGTCGCAGGGATAGGGAGAAGAGGGCTGTACACCGTTTACAAGACTGTATGCGCTTGCCTCGTCAACAAAAGTCGCAGCGAGTTCTTTGTCTGTTATGATGGCTTTTAGAACCTCCATAACCTTTTCCGGGTTTTCCGTTGTGGCTGCTACGCCGTATGTGTGGTTCGGTTCGAAAATCAGCTTGGCTCCGGCTTTCTCTCCGGGGAAGGGGAAAATCCCGTAATCCAGTTCCGGGAATTCCTGAAGATTTCTGTTCGACCAGGTTCCTGTTGCGAACATGGCTGCTTCTCCCCGTCCGAAACGGGCTGTCGCTTCACCGAAATCAACGGAGAATGTGTCTTCCCAGGTATTGTCGTAAATATCTTTCACGTGTTTGAATACGTTTCTATAGCCTTCGCTGTCTTCAAAAGTAACTTTCCCGTCATAGAGATCGGCTCCCCAGCCCGGGTTTTCATTAAATACTTCGGACATGGCGAACTGCATGGTTATGTTTCCAATGTGCCAGTTATCGGCCATGTGTGAAACGAAAGGTGTTACGCCGTTGCTTTTGAGAACAGCTGCTACTTCCATTAACTCTTCGTATGTTTCGGGAATTTTAAGATCGTATTTGTCAAAGATGTCTCTGTTATAGAGAACTCCCTGGAAAAGAGCCGAATAAGGGAGTCCGTAGTCTTTTCCGTCGATCTGCAGGTTTTCTCTTGCAGCCGGAGATATGTACTCATCTATCCAGGATCCTGTCAGCTCCATCAGGTTGCCGGCTTTTCCGTATTTCGCGATATCCTGCCCTTTGAAGTCAAGCAGATCCGGCATCGAACCGCCGGCAATTCTCGCCTGAAGAAGAGAGTGCATCTGGTCCCAGACAACAGGTTCTATCTCAACAGCGACGCCATCGACTTTTGATGCCACAGTTGCCAGCAGCTGCTCTTCATATGAATCTGTTTCTGTTGAATACCAGCTGAAAAACTGAATTTCCGATGTTTTCGCGCCTTCCTGCTGCCCGTTGGAAAAGAGGGGCAATATCATTGTCAGGGAGAACAAGATAGCAAAAATCTTTTTCATTTATTTCCTCCAAGATTTATTGAATTTTATTATTAGGGTAATTGTGCAAAATGTAAAGCAAAAAGTTTGCACAGAAGTGCAAAATAGTTTCCAAGGTTGGTTGGTGCAACTCATTTTTGTTAAAGATCACGATATCCCCGGTAACCTGAACCGGAAGAACTTTAGGGATCGGGGTACTTTATCCCGAGTGTCTGTTGATTAGTTCCGTGTTGAATAGCACGTTGAAGGAACTGATAGAGTCTCCGTATTTTATTAAGTCATGAAGAGCTTTGGCAATAAAGGAATAGAACTGCTCCGAGTGTCTTTTTACTGTTGTCAGCGGGGGGTCGG contains:
- a CDS encoding ABC transporter substrate-binding protein, yielding MKKIFAILFSLTMILPLFSNGQQEGAKTSEIQFFSWYSTETDSYEEQLLATVASKVDGVAVEIEPVVWDQMHSLLQARIAGGSMPDLLDFKGQDIAKYGKAGNLMELTGSWIDEYISPAARENLQIDGKDYGLPYSALFQGVLYNRDIFDKYDLKIPETYEELMEVAAVLKSNGVTPFVSHMADNWHIGNITMQFAMSEVFNENPGWGADLYDGKVTFEDSEGYRNVFKHVKDIYDNTWEDTFSVDFGEATARFGRGEAAMFATGTWSNRNLQEFPELDYGIFPFPGEKAGAKLIFEPNHTYGVAATTENPEKVMEVLKAIITDKELAATFVDEASAYSLVNGVQPSSPYPCDSDIDRYKADNAIVDVSIGNNQIKWAYQEEYSRYIAEWLLGSKTLDEALAAATAHKENVPR